In Luteimonas galliterrae, the sequence GGCCGGCACCCCGTTCCAGGGTCCGATCGGCGCCGCCAAGGTCGGCTACAAGAACGGCGAGTACCTGCTGAACCCGACCGTGACCGAGTTGAAGGATTCGGATCTCGAGTTGGTCGTCGCCGGCACCTCCAACGCTGTGCTGATGGTCGAATCCGAAGCGAAGGAATTGTCGGAAGACGTGATGCTGGGCGCAGTGATGTTCGGCCATCGCGAAATGCAGAAAGCGATCAACGCGATCAACGAACTGACCGTCGAAGCCGGCGTCAAGGCGTTCGCCTGGGCCGCTCCGGCCAAGAACGACGCGATGATTTCCGCGCTGACCGAAGCCGTGGGCAACCAGCTGGCCGAAGCCTTCCAGGTGCGCGACAAACTGCAGCGCCGCGACGCGATCGCCGCGATCAAGAAAGACGTGATGCAGTCGCTGGCCGGCCGCGCCGAAGCCGATGGCTGGAACGCGGGCGAGATGTCGAAGGAATTCGGCGAGCTCGAATACCAGACCATGCGCGGCTCCGTGCTCAAGACGAAGGTCCGCATCGACGGCCGCGCGCTCGACACCGTACGTCCGATCGCTTCCCGCGTCGGCATCCTGCCGCGCGTGCACGGCTCTTCGCTGTTCACCCGCGGCGAGACCCAGGCGATCGTCGCCGTGACGCTGGGCACCGCGCGCGACGGCCAGATCATCGACGCCGTCTCGGGCGAGTACAAGGAACACTTCCTGTTCCATTACAACTTCCCGCCTTACTCGGTCGGCGAAGCCGGCCGCATGATGGGTCCGAAGCGCCGCGAGATCGGCCACGGCCGCCTCGCCAAGCGCGGCGTGCTCGCCGTGATGCCGACGATGGAAGCCTTCCCGTACACCATCCGCGTCGTGTCGGAAATCACCGAGTCGAACGGTTCCTCGTCGATGGCTTCGGTCTGCGGCAGCTCGCTGGCGCTGATGGATGCCGGCGTGCCGATTTCGGCGCCGGTCGCGGGCATCGCGATGGGCCTGGTGAAGGAAGACAACGACTTCGTCGTGCTGTCCGACATCCTCGGCGACGAAGATCACCTGGGCGACATGGACTTCAAGGTCGCCGGTACCGAAAAGGGCATCTCGGCGCTGCAGATGGACATCAAGATCCAGGGCATCACCGAAGAGATCATGAAGACCGCGCTGGCGCAGGCCAAGGCCGGCCGCCTGCACATCCTCGGCGAAATGGCGCACGCGCTGACCGCGCCGCGTCCTGAGCTGAGCGATTTCGCGCCGCGTCTGATCACCATCAAGATCCACCCCGACAAGATCCGCGAAGTGATCGGCAAGGGCGGTTCGGTGATCCAGGCCATCACCAAGGAAACCGGCACCCAGATCGACATCCAGGACGACGGCACCATCACTATCGCGTCGGTCGACGCCGCCGCCGGCCAGGCCGCCAAGTCGCGCATCGAGCAGATCACGTCCGACGTCGAGCCGGGCCGCATCTACGAGGGCAAGGTCGTCAAGCTGATGGACTTCGGCGCCTTCGTCACCATCTCGCCCGGAAAGGACGGTCTGGTGCACGTGTCGCAGATCTCCAACGACCGCGTCGAGAAAGTCAGCGACGTGCTCAAGGAAGGCGACGTGGTCAAGGTCAAGGTGCTGGAAGTCGACAAGCAGGGCCGCATCCGCCTGTCGATGAAGGCTGTCGAGGAAGGCGAGGGCGTTACCGCCGAGTAAACCACGACTCCATCGCAGCGAACACGAAAAAGCGGGCCACGGCCCGCTTTTTCTTTGCCTTGTCCTTGTAGAGCGGAGTCTGCTGCTTCGGCTCTTCTTAGGAGCGGCTTCAGCCGCGAGCTCTTTCCCGCAAAGCCGCCCTACGAAAAGCCGCGAACCGGCATAGAGGCCAGTCGTCGCAAACCAGGCCGGAATCTGGAAGCGTGCGGTTGTTATTTTTTTGTTATTCGAATCTTTTTTGAGAAAAATCTCAATTTAATGGCCACTTATTTTTCTGACCTCCGTCATGTAGGGCGCGGGTGGCCATGGATCGATGGACGATTCGCAAGATTGGGATATGGAGAGTCCTTGATGCGTGGACCCGCACCTCCCTCCGTCACCTACCTCGAGGACTTTCAAATGAACAAGCAGCTTCTTGCGGCATTGTTGGCTATCCCCGCCGTCCTTTCGGCCGGCCATGCCTCGGCGAATCCTTGGCTCAACGGCACCCAGATCAATGGCCTGTCGGCTCCGGCCCCGGACTTCCGCCTCAACGACACCCAGATCAATGGTCTGCCGGTTCCGGCTGCTGCCGACATCTGTTGTCTCAACGGCACCCAGATCAATGGTCTGGTGGCTCCGGGTCCGATCGTGCAGCTCATCCAATCCCAGAGCTCCGCTGCGGCGC encodes:
- the pnp gene encoding polyribonucleotide nucleotidyltransferase produces the protein MAKITKTFQYGKQQVTLETGEIARQAGGAVMVSCEGTVLLVSAVAAKSAREGQDFFPLTVDYQEKFYAGGRIPGGFFKREGRQTEKETLISRLIDRPIRPLFPEEFRNEVQIIATVMSMNPEVDGDILALIGASAALSLAGTPFQGPIGAAKVGYKNGEYLLNPTVTELKDSDLELVVAGTSNAVLMVESEAKELSEDVMLGAVMFGHREMQKAINAINELTVEAGVKAFAWAAPAKNDAMISALTEAVGNQLAEAFQVRDKLQRRDAIAAIKKDVMQSLAGRAEADGWNAGEMSKEFGELEYQTMRGSVLKTKVRIDGRALDTVRPIASRVGILPRVHGSSLFTRGETQAIVAVTLGTARDGQIIDAVSGEYKEHFLFHYNFPPYSVGEAGRMMGPKRREIGHGRLAKRGVLAVMPTMEAFPYTIRVVSEITESNGSSSMASVCGSSLALMDAGVPISAPVAGIAMGLVKEDNDFVVLSDILGDEDHLGDMDFKVAGTEKGISALQMDIKIQGITEEIMKTALAQAKAGRLHILGEMAHALTAPRPELSDFAPRLITIKIHPDKIREVIGKGGSVIQAITKETGTQIDIQDDGTITIASVDAAAGQAAKSRIEQITSDVEPGRIYEGKVVKLMDFGAFVTISPGKDGLVHVSQISNDRVEKVSDVLKEGDVVKVKVLEVDKQGRIRLSMKAVEEGEGVTAE